From Candidatus Babeliales bacterium:
GTATTATGAACGCAATATTCAAAGCGGGTATAAACCCAAATATTCAAAATCACGAAGGCTATACACCATTGATGTACGCCATCATTCTAGAAAATATTCCTATGGTTAAATTTCTTTTAAGTATTCCTGAGATTAACCTCAATATTCAAAATCAAAAAGACCGGACTGCCTTTGATGTTGCAGAATCGATACAAAATAAAGAAATTACAAAGTTATTACAAAATAAAAAGGAAAAAAATGAATAGTTCAAAATATTTTTTACTGTTTCTATCCTTTTTTTTAAATCAAAACTTCTATGCAATGGAAGTTCCTAAAAGTGATCCTTTTAAAAAATTACAAAAAGAAGAACTACCACCAATTTTAGAACAACTTCCACCAGAAATTCTTGAAAAAATTATAATTATTTTGTCTGAAGAAGAAGATTTAAATAATATTATTTATAATTTATCTCAAATTGCTCAAACTAATACTTATTTTAGAGAACTTCTTAATGATCCAACATTAATCAATTATATAATACAAAAACTAAAAAAAGGAAATCCAGCCAACGATTTACTGTATGCGCTTGCACTTGCGCCATTTGCCGGTGCACAAAAATGGATACAACAAAAATTATCTGATGGCACTATAACAACAAACAAATTATCTTTACACCTTTCTTGGCTTATAGCAAGTTATTTTAGAGGTAAAATATTGGCAGCAGGATTTGATTTTGATTTAACACCCCAACATGCTAAAAAAATTCTAGAGGGAATCATCAATATTGGATTTGATCCAAATACCCCCAATTCTTTTGGAGATACCTTACTTGCCCAAGCGATATTCGATAAAAATATACCGATTATCGAATTTTTGTTAAAAGTGCCAAACATCAATACCAAAAATGTCAGCAAAGGCAAAAGTGCGCTCGAAGTTGCACAAAAATATGGAAATTTTCAAATCATAAAAATGCTGCAAGAATATGAAAAAAAGAAAGGAAAATAAATGAAGAAAAATATGTTTATACTTTTTATATTAACTTTATCAACTATATATAGTTTTGGCATGGAAGAAGGTAAAGAAACTGAAGAAATAAGCGCTTTAGTAGAACAATTACCTACGGAATTGCAAATTTATATTACAACCTATTTAACCGATGCCGATAATTTAAAACAGGCCATAAATAGTTTATCAGCACTTGCACAAACCGACCAATATTTTAATCAATTGCTTAAAGATCCCTATGTATTTAATTTGATAACCAACATATTAGAAGAAAAATATGAAGGCGAAATTAATCAATTAATTGAAAATGCTCTTGCAACAGATAATTTAAATAAAGCTTTAGATAATCTAAAGATATTGATTACCAATAATAAATATTTACAAGCACTATTTTTTGATAAAGCTTTTCAAAAAATACAAGAAAAACAAAAAGAAGGACGAGAAAATCCTCTTTTGTATGCAACTCTATTAAGCACATTGCCTGGCGGACAACTATGGATACAGAAAAAAATAGAAACTGGGCAATTAAAAGTCTCAAAAGGTGACCTAAGAGCTAATTTTTTCCTTTTTCTCAATCCTAAGCGATTAAAAAATGACATACTCGCCTATTATAAATGGGAATTTGAACCTGAATCATCTATTATTTTACCGGTAATAAAAAACTTGATGAGTTTAGGTGCTAATGTTTTCATTAATTTAGAAGTATTCACTAACTTGCAAGGATTAGGAGTATCGGTATCAGCTGAAAAAAATCTTGCCAATGTTACTCCTTTAATGATCGCTGTAATTCATAATCTAGAACAAGTTGTTGAGTATTTATTATCTATTCCTGGAATTCAGACAAGTACCGAAGATATAACCGCTTTAGAAATTGCTCAAAAAGTAGGAAATCCACGCATTATAAAAATGCTTCAAGAATACGAAAAAAAGAAAGGGTAAATAATGAAAAAAAATATATTTTTACTCTTTATATTAACTTTATCAGTTATACCATTTTTAACGCATGCGAAGCATAACTTAAAAATCGAGTTGGATGAAGAAGAATTAGAAATAGCATTTGCTAATGAAAAAGATGCAAAGCTTGCCCATATTATTCTTTCAGATAAAACATGGAAC
This genomic window contains:
- a CDS encoding ankyrin repeat domain-containing protein; translation: MNSSKYFLLFLSFFLNQNFYAMEVPKSDPFKKLQKEELPPILEQLPPEILEKIIIILSEEEDLNNIIYNLSQIAQTNTYFRELLNDPTLINYIIQKLKKGNPANDLLYALALAPFAGAQKWIQQKLSDGTITTNKLSLHLSWLIASYFRGKILAAGFDFDLTPQHAKKILEGIINIGFDPNTPNSFGDTLLAQAIFDKNIPIIEFLLKVPNINTKNVSKGKSALEVAQKYGNFQIIKMLQEYEKKKGK